The DNA window ATCGCTCAAAAACACGGTCGCGATCTTCCTCGGGGATGCCCACCCCCTGGTCGGTCACGGCGATGGAGACGACGCCCGCGGTGCGGTTCACCCCGACACCCACCCGGCCCCCTGGCGGCGAATAGTTGATCGCGTTCGAGATCAGGTTCTGCACGGCGACCACGAGGAGTGCTTCGTCGCCGTACACCTGGACGCGCTTGTCTCCGCCGGCGGAGAGTGTCACGCCCATCGCCTCGGCGGCAACGCGGCTCTGGTCGACAGCCTGCGCAACGACGCTGTCGATGTCGAGCAGTTCAGGCGAAGCAAGAGCATCAGCCGCCTGCAGCCGTGACAGGTCGATGATCTCGCGGGTGATGCGAGCGAGCCTCTCGGCTTCGGTGCTCAGTCGGGCGGCGAATTTCCTGACCTGCGCCGGATCATCCGCGGCCGGTTCGAGCGCTTCGGCGAGGAGGCTGACCGCGCCAATCGGCGTCTTGAGCTCGTGTGAAATATTGGCGATGAAGTCACGCCGCACCTCATCAAGCCTCTGCGCCTCGGTGTGATCCTGCGCGAGCAGGAGCACAAAGCGCGTGCCCAGCCGGGCACAGCGAACGTTGAGGCGCAGGCTCGTACCGCCGAACGGTCCCCTGCTGATGTCAAAGTCCCGGGTAACCGGGTCACCGTTGTCGCGGACCTCGTTCGCGAGCTGCCTGAGCTCGTCGTTCACGAGCAGTCCGTCGCGGACCAGTCCGAGCGCGAGCGCGCCCGGCGATGCCTTGACCACGTTGCCGGACGGATCGACCACGATTCCCGCGCTCTCCAGGGCCTCGAGCACCTGGGAGACACCATCGGGAACGCGGGGCGTCACAACGCTCGCAACGCGCTGGCCGCGTCTCGCGGCGACGGAGAGCACGAGGGTGAATCCGGCACCGACGATCAGACCGAGTGCCAGTGCCGCGAGCACCAACCAGGCGGAGTACATAGGACTAGATTAGATGCACCACACCAGCCCACTTGCCGCCGGCGCCGCTCGATCAGGGGATTTTGACGAGCGTTCAACTGAGTGCCCCCAACTGTTAACCTGCGCGAGGCAAGGTTGCATCCGGGCGCCGTGGCATCCCTGCGTTGATCTATGACGAACCATGACCCGAACGACGCACCTGAACTGAACGGAGAGCACATGCGCGATGTATTCCAACAGGAACTGGCCGAGGTCCAGGAACGGCTGATCGCCATTTCGGAACTCGTCGTCATTTCCATCGAGAATGCGGTGCGCGCCTTCAACGAATCCGACGTGAGCGTCGCCGAAGAGGTGATCGAGAACGATGTGCGCATCGACGAGCTCACTGTCACCCTCGATGAACTCGCCATCAACATCCTCGCGAGGCAGCAGCCCGTCGCGAGGGATCTCCGCATCGTGGTCAGCGCACTTCGGATCAGCTCCTCGCTGGAGCGGATGGGCGACATGGCCGAGCACATGGCCCAGCTGGCGCGGTACCGCTTCCCCGAACGCGCGGTTCCCAAGGGACTCCGCTCGACCTTCGCCGAGATGGGCAGACTCGACGTCGAGATCGCCAGGAAGCTCACGGAACTTCTCCGGACCCAGGACGTTCGGCTCGCCGAGGAGATCCGCAACGAGGACGACAAGATCGACGATCTGCACGTGAGCGTCTTCGACAAGGTTCTCGGAGAGACCTGGAAGGGCAAACCGCTCGCGACCGTCGACGCTACGCTGGCGTCGCGGTACCACGAGCGGTTCGCGGACCACGCGGTCTCCATCGCCAAGAAGGTCCAGTACCTCGCGACCGGTGAGTGGATTCCGGATCCCGACCTGCGCTGAGCGCCACGACAGCGCAACGACAAAGGCTGCGCATCACTCTCGGGGGAGAGTGATGCGCAGCCTTTTCTGTGGGGTGACGCCCCTACTTCTTGCCCTGGGCGGCAACGGCTGCAGCACCGGCGGCGGCGGCCTCGGGGTCGAGGTATTCCGCGGGCTGAGTCGGCCTGAAGTTCTCGTCGAGCTTGTAGACGAGAGGGATACCCGTCGGGATGTTCAGCGACGCGATGTCATCGTCTGAGATGTCGTCGAGGTGCTTGACCAGGGCGCGCAGCGAGTTGCCGTGGGCTGTGACAAGTACGGTCTTGCCGGCAGCCAGGTCGCCGGTGATGTCCGATTCCCAGTAGGGAAGCATCCGGTCGATGACGTCCTTGAGGCATTCCGTCTTCGGGACCTCTCCGTCGATGCCGACGTACCGCGGGTCGTTCGCCTGCGAGTACTCGTTGTCATCGTCGATCGGGGGCGGCGGAACGTCGAACGAACGACGCCATACCTGGAACTGCTCTGCGCCGTATTCGGCGAGGGTCTGCGCCTTGTCCTTGCCCTGCAGCGCACCGTAGTGACGCTCATTCAGGCGCCAGCTGCGCTTGACCGGGATCCACGCGCGGTCGGCAACGTCGAGGGCGATGTTCGCCGTCTGGATGGCGCGGGTGAGAACAGACGTGTACAGGACATCGGGGGTGAGCTGGGACTCGGTGAGCAGTTCGCCGGCTCGAGTGGCTTCGGCGACGCCCTGGTCGCTCAGGCGAACGTCGACCCAGCCGGTGAACAGATTCTTCTGGTTCCAGTCGCTGTTTCCGTGGCGAAGCAGGATGAGGGTGTATGGCAGAGACATGCTCCCACTCTATCGACAGGGGGCGATTGCCTCCATCGGTACGGTCAGACACAGACAGCGGGTGGGGGGCATCGGCGAACGGTCAGGGGCGCTCCTGAGAGAATGATCTAATGCCCATTGGAACCATCACCCGAGGGACGACGAACACGAATCGCCTTCGACGGGTCGACCGATTCCTGCAGACTCTCCCCGTTGTGCGCACCGCAGCCGACCCCCTCGTCGTCGATCTCGGCTACGGTGCGAGCGCTGTCACGAGTCTCGAGCTGCACGCGCGTCTTCGCAAGATCCGGCCGGATGTTGAGGTGCTCGGCCTCGAGATCGACAAGGACAGGGTACAGCGGGCAACCAGCCAGCTGGAGTCGGTGCGACGCGGCGAAACGGGTTTCCCCGCCGACGCGCGCGTGAGTTTTGCCCGGGGCGGGTTCGAGGTCCCGGTGCACGACGGGCGACGCCCCGCCGTCATCCGCGCCTTCAATGTGCTGCGGCAATACGACGAGGACCAGGTGGCGGATGCCTGGGGACTGATGGTCTCCCGGCTCCAGCCGCACGGCGTCCTGGTCGAGGGAACCTGCGATGAGATCGGACGGATCTCGAGCTGGGTGTCTGTGACCGCGGACGGACCACGGTCCCTGACGATTTCGCTGCGCCTCGACGAGCTCGACCGGCCGTCCATCGTCGCCGAACGCCTGCCGAAGGCCCTGATCCACCGCAACGTTTCCGGGGAGCGGATCGCTCTTCTCATGACGGAACTCGACCGGCAGTGGCAGTACAGCGCACCACTGGCGCCATACGGGCCTGTCCAGCGCTGGATCGCCACGGTCACAGGCCTGGCCACCGCCGGCTGGCCCGTGTTCGGCACGCGGGCGAGGTGGCGGCTCGGCGAACTCACTGTCCCGTGGGACAGCGTCGCACCGAACTGAACCGGCGCACGGGCACGTCAGGGACGGCGGACCGCGCCGAGTCTCGGCAATCGCGGTACATCGGCAACGGCACCGGCGTCGGCCGGAACGATGACCTGCTGCGCCGCCGCAATGAGCTGGCCGTCTTCGTCGACGCTGAGCACGGCATCCGGTTTCACCGAGCGCTTGATCACCGCGAGCGCTATCGGCCCAAGCTCGTGATGTATCGCCGCAGTTGTGATGCGCCCGACGTCGACCTGCTCCCCCGCCCGCTCCGCACGAACCGGCGCTCCATGTGTGGGGAGCACCGAGTCTGACCCGTCGAGGTGAAGCATGACGAGCCTGCGTGGCGGGTGGCCGAGGTTGTGAACCTTCGCGACCGTCTCCTGCCCGCGGTAGCAGCCCTTGGCGAGATGGACGGCACTCCGGAGCCAGTCGAGTTCGTGCGGGATCGTCTTCTCGTCGACCTCAGTGGCGAAGCGCGGGCGCCAGGCGGCAACACGAAGCGCCTCGGCGGCGAGAGTACCTGCCGCCGGGTGCGTACTCGCGACGTCGCCTAGCGCCGTCCTGGCGACGAGCGCTTCCTTCCAGTTCCAGTCGGCGCCGGGATGCTGGCCATTTGCGTACTGGTGTCCGCCGGCAACGACCGATGCCCACGGATCGCGCCAGACCAGCGGGATCCCCGACCCGGAGGCGACAGGAACGGTGGCGGGAACCTCGTCAGAGAGGAACCCGATCCGGGCAAATTCAGGAGTGCGGTCGGCGATCTCCACCCTGAGCATGAACTTCATGCGGTTGAGCCAGGCGACGAGCGGCTCTACTGCTTGCGGGTCGACGAGCAGCCACGTGGTCTCACCATCGTCGAGGACGCCCGCAGCGTATTCGATGTGCCCCTGCGGGTCCAGAAACAGTGTCTCGCTCGATTCGCCCGGCTGAACGAACCTGAGTTCCGCCGACGTGATGGAGTTGAGCCAGGTCAGCCGGTCAGGACCGGTGACGGAGATAACGCCGCGATTCGAGAGATCGACGACAGCCGCGCCGCCCGCGAGCCGCCGCTGCTCGATGTTCGGGTTTCCGTAGTGAGAAGGAACTCCCGCGTCGATCGCACCAGGAACCTCAACGGCACCCGCGATGCCGAAGAACGGCGACGCCGTCACGAATCCGCCTTGCCCAGCCGCGCGGACGCGTGTGTCCTCAGGTCCTGCCCGAGAGCGGCGATGTCCCACGCCCAGAGCAGGTGGTTATCGACCATGCCGTACATTCTGGTCGCCGCCGCGTATTCCTTCGCTCCAGCGGTGCGCATCACGGCGTCGGTTGCAAGATCGATTCGCGGACCTCTCACCTCGCCGAGGTAGAGCTCGCTCACTCCGCCCGGGTGAACCACAGCGGCTTCGATGTCGAACCCGCCGTCAGCGTTGCGGAGCGTTTCGACGGATTCAGCGTTCGGATACGGCCGCTCACCGATTCCGGGGAGCATTGCCGGCCCGGGGTCGCCCGGCTGCTGCTTGCGGTGCAGGCGCCAGTACCCCGACTCGGCAACGAGCGGCGTCTGCTCATCGTCGAGCAACCAGGTGTACGAGTTGTAGTTGAGGTACGGCAAACCGTCGTGGCTGAAGCTCACACGCTGGCCGAACTCGTGACTGATCGACTCCTCGCCCACCGTGTAATCGATGACGC is part of the Mycetocola zhujimingii genome and encodes:
- a CDS encoding sensor histidine kinase — translated: MYSAWLVLAALALGLIVGAGFTLVLSVAARRGQRVASVVTPRVPDGVSQVLEALESAGIVVDPSGNVVKASPGALALGLVRDGLLVNDELRQLANEVRDNGDPVTRDFDISRGPFGGTSLRLNVRCARLGTRFVLLLAQDHTEAQRLDEVRRDFIANISHELKTPIGAVSLLAEALEPAADDPAQVRKFAARLSTEAERLARITREIIDLSRLQAADALASPELLDIDSVVAQAVDQSRVAAEAMGVTLSAGGDKRVQVYGDEALLVVAVQNLISNAINYSPPGGRVGVGVNRTAGVVSIAVTDQGVGIPEEDRDRVFERFFRVDQARSRNTGGTGLGLSIVKHAVQNHGGEVRVWSKLGRGSTFTIRLPEAARTPATESIPITGTSGPAGSHSKDTPHDTHPAR
- the phoU gene encoding phosphate signaling complex protein PhoU gives rise to the protein MRDVFQQELAEVQERLIAISELVVISIENAVRAFNESDVSVAEEVIENDVRIDELTVTLDELAINILARQQPVARDLRIVVSALRISSSLERMGDMAEHMAQLARYRFPERAVPKGLRSTFAEMGRLDVEIARKLTELLRTQDVRLAEEIRNEDDKIDDLHVSVFDKVLGETWKGKPLATVDATLASRYHERFADHAVSIAKKVQYLATGEWIPDPDLR
- a CDS encoding phosphoglyceromutase gives rise to the protein MSLPYTLILLRHGNSDWNQKNLFTGWVDVRLSDQGVAEATRAGELLTESQLTPDVLYTSVLTRAIQTANIALDVADRAWIPVKRSWRLNERHYGALQGKDKAQTLAEYGAEQFQVWRRSFDVPPPPIDDDNEYSQANDPRYVGIDGEVPKTECLKDVIDRMLPYWESDITGDLAAGKTVLVTAHGNSLRALVKHLDDISDDDIASLNIPTGIPLVYKLDENFRPTQPAEYLDPEAAAAGAAAVAAQGKK
- a CDS encoding SAM-dependent methyltransferase, with translation MPIGTITRGTTNTNRLRRVDRFLQTLPVVRTAADPLVVDLGYGASAVTSLELHARLRKIRPDVEVLGLEIDKDRVQRATSQLESVRRGETGFPADARVSFARGGFEVPVHDGRRPAVIRAFNVLRQYDEDQVADAWGLMVSRLQPHGVLVEGTCDEIGRISSWVSVTADGPRSLTISLRLDELDRPSIVAERLPKALIHRNVSGERIALLMTELDRQWQYSAPLAPYGPVQRWIATVTGLATAGWPVFGTRARWRLGELTVPWDSVAPN
- a CDS encoding YgfZ/GcvT domain-containing protein, which gives rise to MTASPFFGIAGAVEVPGAIDAGVPSHYGNPNIEQRRLAGGAAVVDLSNRGVISVTGPDRLTWLNSITSAELRFVQPGESSETLFLDPQGHIEYAAGVLDDGETTWLLVDPQAVEPLVAWLNRMKFMLRVEIADRTPEFARIGFLSDEVPATVPVASGSGIPLVWRDPWASVVAGGHQYANGQHPGADWNWKEALVARTALGDVASTHPAAGTLAAEALRVAAWRPRFATEVDEKTIPHELDWLRSAVHLAKGCYRGQETVAKVHNLGHPPRRLVMLHLDGSDSVLPTHGAPVRAERAGEQVDVGRITTAAIHHELGPIALAVIKRSVKPDAVLSVDEDGQLIAAAQQVIVPADAGAVADVPRLPRLGAVRRP
- a CDS encoding FABP family protein, translated to MIELNLDLPAELVPLSWLIGVWEGSGVIDYTVGEESISHEFGQRVSFSHDGLPYLNYNSYTWLLDDEQTPLVAESGYWRLHRKQQPGDPGPAMLPGIGERPYPNAESVETLRNADGGFDIEAAVVHPGGVSELYLGEVRGPRIDLATDAVMRTAGAKEYAAATRMYGMVDNHLLWAWDIAALGQDLRTHASARLGKADS